One window of Lacerta agilis isolate rLacAgi1 chromosome 14, rLacAgi1.pri, whole genome shotgun sequence genomic DNA carries:
- the FAM222A gene encoding protein FAM222A — MLACLQRTQNPPSQHLTCPNKALEPRKCEVMAPLHSPRYPSPAELDAYAQKVANSPLTIKIFPANIRVPQHKHLNRTVNGYDTTGQRYSPYPVHASGYQGLLAIVKASSSSSSSSSSSSSKGVVKSTEGKRTKMSPAHVAVAPYPVTSTLAPGPSCAAQLGYHSSQKQMEAPVAPNVTVATSTIPHAGRSLTLPQSNLPSIQNIIFQINQQCQAQTGQPLCQGVVVANPSPAKHGAGAAGFATMATVGAAVAYAGAVLPDCRKGAELVAGSHPGGGHLGAKASLYPDGMDYLLWQQQKPQQQQLRMYSAGSGGGGAVSKSPEVCAGILRAYPMTGTADKVSSSPLNCVGMHGNFSVGQYFAPPWNSILVTPNSDCYNPPELANGHRELGIQPSDGLPSLPSKTLCNTSVLSSSLQSLEYLINDIHPPCIKEQMLGKGYETVSVPRLLDHQHAHIRLPVYR; from the coding sequence GTGAAGTCATGGCTCCCCTGCATTCCCCGCGATACCCCAGCCCAGCTGAACTGGACGCCTACGCGCAGAAAGTGGCCAACAGCCCCCTCACCATCAAGATCTTCCCCGCCAACATCAGGGTCCCACAGCACAAGCACCTTAACCGGACAGTGAACGGGTATGACACGACGGGGCAGCGCTACAGCCCCTATCCTGTGCATGCCAGCGGCTACCAGGGACTGCTGGCCATTGTgaaggcttcctcctcctcctcctcctcctcctcctcctcctccagcaaagGCGTGGTGAAGAGCACGGAGGGCAAGCGGACTAAGATGTCCCCTGCCCACGTGGCCGTTGCCCCCTACCCTGTGACGAGCACTTTAGCCCCAGGCCCCTCCTGTGCAGCGCAGCTGGGCTACCACAGCAGCCAGAAGCAGATGGAGGCCCCCGTGGCCCCCAATGTCACGGTAGCCACATCGACGATCCCACACGCTGGCAGGAGCCTGACACTGCCCCAGTCCAACCTGCCCTCCATCCAGAACATCATCTTCCAGATCAATCAGCAATGCCAGGCGCAGACCGGCCAGCCGCTGTGCCAAGGGGTAGTGGTAGCCAACCCCAGCCCTGCCAAGCACGGTGCTGGCGCTGCTGGATTTGCCACCATGGCGACGGTGGGCGCAGCCGTGGCGTACGCGGGCGCCGTGCTGCCCGACTGCCGTAAGGGGGCCGAGCTGGTGGCGGGCTCCCACCCGGGTGGTGGGCACCTTGGTGCCAAGGCCAGCCTCTACCCCGACGGCATGGACTACCTGctctggcagcagcagaagccgcaacagcagcagctgcgcATGTATAGTGCGGGCAGCGGGGGCGGGGGCGCCGTCAGCAAGTCCCCGGAGGTGTGCGCCGGGATCCTGCGTGCCTACCCCATGACGGGCACGGCCGACAAAGTGAGCTCGTCCCCATTGAACTGCGTGGGCATGCACGGGAACTTCTCGGTAGGGCAGTACTTTGCTCCCCCCTGGAACAGCATCCTGGTCACCCCCAACAGCGACTGCTACAACCCCCCGGAGCTGGCCAATGGGCACCGCGAGCTGGGCATCCAGCCCTCGGATGGGCTGCCCAGCTTGCCCAGCAAGACGCTCTGCAATACCTCTGTCCTCAGCAGCAGCCTGCAGTCGCTGGAGTATCTCATCAACGACATCCACCCTCCGTGCATCAAGGAGCAGATGCTGGGCAAGGGGTACGAGACGGTCTCCGTGCCACGGCTCCTGGACCACCAGCACGCCCACATCCGCCTGCCCGTCTACAGATAA